The Aestuariibius sp. HNIBRBA575 nucleotide sequence GCTGTGCAACCCGCATCTGCTAGCGTTTTCCACTGGACCCGCGCATGGGCCACGGCCGCGCCGTCGTGACCGTCAAACAGGATACAGACCCGTTCCAATGCGGTCACGTCTTGTGGGGTGACATCCGCGCCATAGACCGACATCACGCAGGTCGGATTATTGCCCGCTGCCTGACCAAAGGTCAGCAAAACCGGCTGGTCCGCATCATAGTCGCCCCCGGCCAAACCATGCGGATCAAATCCGTTTTCATCCCCAAGCCATAGCTGTTTATCCAGCCGTTCCATATCGTCGGCATGTTGGCCGCGCACCTCGATCCGCCATCCGGCCTGACGCGCCTTGCCCAATAACATGGGCAAGGTTTGTTCGATGCTGGATTGCGTCACATGATAGAAATATGCAGCGCCCATAATGGTTTATGCCTCGTATGTGTCCGCGATAAACCGGTTAAGCGTCATCACGCCCCAGCCAGTCGCGCCTTTGGGGGCAAAGGTTGACGGTGCAGACAAAGAGGCCACACCGGCAATATCCAGATGGGTCCATGGCATGTCATCCTGGATGAACCGTTTCAGGAATTGCGCGGCAGTGATTGACCCGGCTGGGCGCCCACCGATGTTTTTCATATCCGCAATGCGCGATTTCAACAGATCGTCATAGCCCTGCCCCATCGGCATGCGCCACGCGCCTTCGCCTTCGGCCTTTGCTGCCTTTAGGATATTGCCAGCCAGCTGGTCATCATTGCTGAACAGACCCGCATTTTCATGGCCCAAACCAATGATAATTGCCCCGGTGAGCGTCGCCAGATTGATCACACCGCTGGGTTTGAAACGGTCCTGCGCATACCATAGCACATCCGCCAGAACCAAACGCCCCTCAGCGTCCGTGTTGATCACCTCAATTGTGTCGCCCTTCATGGATTTCACCACATCGCCGGGGCGCACAGCATTGCCCGATGGCATGTTTTCCACCAACCCGACCAGACCGACAACATTGGCTTTGGCTTTGCGCAGCGCCAAGGTACGCATCAGCCCCGCAACAACGCCCGCGCCGCCCATATCCATGGTCATTTCTTCCATGCCCGCGGCCGGTTTCAGGCTGATCCCGCCCGTGTCAAACACCACACCTTTGCCAACAAAAGCAAACGGTGCTTCGTCGCCGCCGCCATTCCATTGCATGACCACCACTTTGGATGGGCTATCGGACCCCTGCCCGACGCATAGCAGCGACCCCATGCCCAGTTTTTCCAGCTCAGCCTCTTCGAGGATTTCAACCTCAAGCCCGAGTTCCTGCATCGCGGCCAAACGCGCGGCAAAATCATCCGTGGTCAAAACATTGGCCGGTTCATTGGTCAAATCGCGGGTGAAAAAAACAC carries:
- a CDS encoding DNA polymerase III subunit chi; the protein is MGAAYFYHVTQSSIEQTLPMLLGKARQAGWRIEVRGQHADDMERLDKQLWLGDENGFDPHGLAGGDYDADQPVLLTFGQAAGNNPTCVMSVYGADVTPQDVTALERVCILFDGHDGAAVAHARVQWKTLADAGCTAQYWSQESGRWEKKAETA
- a CDS encoding leucyl aminopeptidase — translated: MTTPVEIHFKDVELENLAETVGQVAIIASEDGKLGIEARRVNGLTRKAVARLVASDAFEKAALGDVMTIAYPAAMAAEAVLVIKLPRRPSVDQARKAGANLAKTRSKAPLLLLTGATTKVEDISLGLALRDYEFTDHKTADHVANAPVTIMCRNAEDVAKAAAPMAAIAEGVFFTRDLTNEPANVLTTDDFAARLAAMQELGLEVEILEEAELEKLGMGSLLCVGQGSDSPSKVVVMQWNGGGDEAPFAFVGKGVVFDTGGISLKPAAGMEEMTMDMGGAGVVAGLMRTLALRKAKANVVGLVGLVENMPSGNAVRPGDVVKSMKGDTIEVINTDAEGRLVLADVLWYAQDRFKPSGVINLATLTGAIIIGLGHENAGLFSNDDQLAGNILKAAKAEGEGAWRMPMGQGYDDLLKSRIADMKNIGGRPAGSITAAQFLKRFIQDDMPWTHLDIAGVASLSAPSTFAPKGATGWGVMTLNRFIADTYEA